TTCGAGAGGCACAATTGTGTTTTCCTCTTTTCAGGAAGCACTTCTGTTCTTCTCATGGAAAACCATCATTTTTAAATAGAAAATTAAAAAATGCATCAAAATCTGAAGAAAAACTAAGAAAATAACAGAAACCGAAAAACgcacgcaaaaaaaaagagaaatccTGAGGATGCGCCCAACATGTGACGGTTGGGCGCACCACCGGGACCCAAAAAGTGAACTCTCCGGGAACCCCCAAAGGGGTACCCATTAATAGTTGCTCCCCATCCCATCGGGAGCTTCTGTACGAAGCCCTACATTGAACAACTTTCGAATACACATTGAAGATTTATGTAAAATACGCTGAACAAATTTCAAATACACAGTCAACATTATGTAGTATTCGTTGAACAATTTCTTAATATATGATGTAGATTTTTATAATGCATAGTGAACTTTTTGTAATATGTCGTGTATATTTtcttaatatacgatgaacattttataATACACAATGAATTTTTGTATAATAcacaaaaaggaaaaaataaaaagggaaaggaaataaaataaatggaaagagaaaaagaaaagaaacataaAAGAGAAAGAAACAGGGAAGCCAGCTGTGGGCCGGACCAAACTGGGGTGTCGGCTGGGATGCCTTCAGCAAAGCCTCTCACCTCTTTAACGCCCGTGGTCGTCATATAGGATTCGCCTATCCCATCCTTGAGTGTGCCTGGTGTTAGATACGAGCATGTGTTTTATATGAGCTGATTACATTTCCTTTTATGTTTAGATTGGGCATGCTGTAACTGTGTCTATACCTCTATATAGTATGTGAATAACTTtaaaagatggtcgttggatgaagccaatccgacgacgcggagatggcaaatccgagcactattggCTGTTTGATATCATTTACGtttcaccagattctgccacatgtataatctagaagactccatggttgaacttaagcataatacacaaacctcaaaacacaagcacttctcctttgttctagaatcttccgtatcataattgcccaaactttttttttctaaatgaattatcattatttgtttttactttatgctttacaatgcacaatcccatgaatcttaacctttttataaaactaattgattttgactaagatgaactataataattaaagaaacatctacatcatgcatttaTGACTCAAAACTTATATGCTATAGTAtgatatttattcataatttggttgccaaatctcatgggTACAATGcatatgtaccttactagtattcctCGTGGCAATACATATCGGTCCGAACGCCCATATGTGTGCTCACTTGGATCGGCCCATTAACTGCTCCGAGAATTGACGCGAGCTGGTTAATTTTCCGAAGTGATTTTTGGGAGGTGTGGTAGCTTCGCAACTGGTTTCATGAAGCTTCTAGCCCAGGGTTTCTCTTCTTATTTCTACATGTATCTTTCTTAGctgtttttttacagcaataaGATTTTATTCCTCAAATGACGGACATGTCATTTACAATAACATGAGAAATAAAATCAGCGATGGAACTTTCCCGGAATTCAGATGATCTACTCTCAAAAGAAAATTTAGCTAGCACATCTGCAACTCTGTTTGCCTCACGATAGCAATGAAGATAGGTTACTGCTGCAAACTCTGAACTTAATTGCTTGCTCTCCATAACAACAGCCACATCAGGACCATTGTATTCTTCGTATAGATTTAATGCCTCCACTGCGCTCGTGCTACCGGACTCCAATATCGGAGAGTTGCAGGCTAGTCTTTGCGCTAGCCAAGTCCCATTTCGGATTGCATGAATTTACGCGGACTCGGCAGTACTGACATGGGGAATGAACCATGTAGCCGCCGCGATGAAGTCCCCCCTATCATCTCGAGCAACCGCCCCAGTAGCTCCTAACCTGGTTTCGGCACAGTAAGAAGCATCAACATCACCTCCACTAACTTTCTACTCAGTTTCTACAACATGTGATCTCGCTTCCGAATGGGATGGTTGGGTTTTGATGCTCGAACGAAGTTTGTGCACAGAACCTTGATTGAAGTAGCAGAATATTCAGGCTGTATAGTTTCACCATTCACAAACTGTCGGCGCGGCCACCAAATGTACCATGCTGGCACTGCAAACAATTCTGCTTTTGGTACATTGTTtgggtttcttttcttttctgtttcttttttggtcgtttttttattcttattttttgtctgtttctttttcattttattctTTAAAATCCACGAGCATTTGTAAAATTTGCAATATTTTTTAGAATTTCAAATCATTTTTTGATTTCATGAACTGTTTTTGAATCCGTGAACAATATTAAAATTCAAGAAATTTTTTATTGAtaggtgaacatttttcttaaatACGTGAACACTTTTTAAATTCATGAGCTTTTCTGAATTTGTGAATAATATCTATGTTCACTTCTTTTGCATACATTAACATTTTTTCTTGAAAACATGAGCATATTTTGTATTCGCAaatgtttttgaattcatgaaaaatATTCAAATACACAAAACTTTCTTTGGATACGTGAACAAATTTTGCAACCACAAACATCTTTTGAATTTTCCACGAACATATTTTAAATATGCGAGCATTTTGAGGTCCCAAACATTTTTTAGAATCCACAAACATTTCTAGAATACTTGATCATTTTTCGAATTTGCAAATATTTTGGAATATGTGAACCTTTTTTGAATTTGCGACCACCTTTTGAATTAAACATGGATCTTTAACgaattcaagaacattttccaaattcACCGACATTTTccgaatttgattttttttaatattgAACATTCTTTGAATTTGTGGACTATTTATTAATTCACTGCAAACATTTATTGAATTCGCAAACATTTTCCAAACACAAACATTTTCTGATTTCACAGAAACACTCATGGAATtcgcgaacatttttcaaatttattAACATTTTTCTAATTCACCCCGAACATTTcatgaataatttttaaattcatgatttttttaatttgcTGCAAACATATTTGgaattcgcaaaaaaaaaatcatggataTTATTCGAACTACCAAATATTTTATTGAATACTTGAACATATTTTGGGTACGCAAGAATTTTTTGAATTTCCTTCGAACATACTGCCTCTGTGACGAAGTGGGTATTTCATATTCGCGAACATTATTTGAATTCAAGGCAAAAAGATTGATATTTCAATTATGCAAACATGTGTCAAAACTGCAAAACAAAATAATACATGAATTGTTTTTTGAAtacctgaacattttttgaattcacatcATTATTTCAGAATCACAAACTTTTATTTAACTCTGAACAtttttttttaaatccatgaacatttttttatttgcaccaactttttcaaaaCTAAAAGACCGATTGTCATTTTTTTCCTGTGATGCAGCATTAAACAGCGGGTCCTATAAAAAGAGATTGTAAAATATAAAAGAGCCCACAACGAGCGTGCGGGAGCTTCTGGCCTAGCCCACAAAGGAGTGACATGGGTGACGCGGCTGTTCATTCACTACGGCCGGCCCGCTACAGCGATGTATTTCCAAGAAGCATGAGCTAATTCCATATTTTTCTAGGATTCCACCTTATCCTCTAGTGATCGCGCTGGAGTCCACATAAAACTTTCATGACGGCTCGAGTTCGTCAGCTACGGGGAGGTTCACCTTCATCTGCCATCAGGGGCCCATCGGCATGGCAGAACCAACACTACCCGCGACCATGATTGTGAAGAAGTGGGGGTGAGGAGGGAGAGAAGACCGATCTAGAGGAGAAGGGGGTTGCAAATGAAGGGAGGGAAGCCGCGCATCAGAGAAGATTTATGTAAAATATTTTGAATTTGCACCAAATTTTATTTTAGTAAGTTTTATATAGTAGTTTGAACCAAAATTTGCACCGTACTTGGTTGATGCGCCACTATTTTTTTTACTCCATTAAGTAATAGGGATTGGTTGGAAACGCCATTTTTTAGAGGAGCAAATATGATACTCTAAAGGATGCTTGGTTGTATCCTCCTCTAAATTATTGGGATCCGCTAGAGATGCCCTAAGTAGGTAGAGCTCATCTCTTTTCTTGGAATGGTATTTCTAGTTTGTATTTAAGGTAGTATGTATTATGTCCGACCTTTGTTTTTTTCCTATGCATATAGTATAGTACAGTTATACCAATTTATATTATATCAAAATATTTGTAGTAACAACAAATCATACTCCCTCAacccggaattacttgtcgtaaaGATGgacgtatctagatgtattttagttatatTTTTTTGGAGAAGGAGGatgacctccggcctctgcatttggacgatgcatacagccactttattaattaatctcaaaagaccttacaaagaaatacagcagtaagtctgaagccaccgtctaggcaacatctgttgctactcctattcattagatgaagggatgctgatagtctgggcctaataccaaacagaccccacagccaaacctaacatctaaggcCTGAgttcccatccaggacgcctgccgggtatgggtcacccaccggtccggcgcactcctcaaccaggacgcctgccgggtatgaggccgccgcagccacctgccaccaatccatcttcagaaatgtactgctgcatctaccttgcccggtctagctgccgtcgacgccaccacgacgccagacaacgccaccatcccgCGCTCGACCATCAACACACGCCCAGCagcgagaccccgctgctccatgccgctgagacccgccaTTGTCGACATATCAGATGCAACGCCGCTCCTCCTTCGCGAACACCACCTTCTACCACTGGTCCTATCCCCTCCACCTGTAGATCCTCTGCACTCCCAACCGAGCCCCAGTGCCCCTGACGACACCTCCAGGAAGGTCACGACGCAAAAAGCGCCGCTGCCGCCAGATCCAAAAAGGATTGAAGGTTTTCACCCGGCCGGGGATCGGGGTGGGTAGATTGGGCCCTCAGCTGCGCCTTCATGAAGGAAAGCGGCGCCCATGGGCGTCGCCGCCGCCGGGCCGGTTAGACTGGCCAAGGTTTCCCCCAGACCCAAAGTACACCACCAGGGCTCACCACCACCGGAGCCTGCAGCCGCAAACCACCGGGACGACGACAGAGGCAGCAGGAGAAAGGGGAACCTCCAGATCTGACGCAACGGAGAACCGCGCCATGGCCGGACTCCACCAGCGACCCGCCACCCGCGCGGCCGAGTACTCTGGCCAGCGTCGCCTGCAGACGTCTCCAGCCGCCGGACGACGCCGCCTTGCCGATAGGGCCGCCGCCCAAGGATCCGCAGGCCACCGAAGCGATACTCCAGCCCGCAGGCCGACGAGATCGATCCGggcgccgagatccccgctgcCACCTTCCCCGGCGTCTGCGCGGGCTTTGCCGGCGGccgtctccggcggcggcgagggacggAAGGGGGATGAGGGGAGGCGGGCAGCGATAGATGGGATCGCCCCCGAGTCGCCAGGGGGCGACGCGAGGGCCGCGTGAGTTTCGGTCGATGCAGACAAGTCTGGTAAAAATCTTTAAAAATGGGGGAGCAAACGTATTTTTAGTTATAGATGCATTCATTTCTATACATTTCTGCGATAAATAATTTAGGAGGGAGGGAGTAGTAGCTCTTTACATACCAGTCTTCCGAGTGAAATGCCAGTCCATTTTCGATAACGTCTGGCAGTGAAGCAAAGAAAAGGCAAGTTCAGCTTGGCACCTCAGCTGAAATGGCAATAAGGAAGTGGAATCCAAGTATCCAACTGCTCATCAAGCTTCCTGCCTGTCTGTCTGTCTGGTAGACATTCGTTCGTTTGTTTTTTTGCTGGAAGACTTAGATATGCGTTGACTATGCCAGACCTCAAAAGATTAAGTGCAAACTACAGTAGAAATGCAGAGGCCAATTTGCAGACATGATGCTGTCCGCGGTGTAGCGGTAGAGGCTGAATAGGTGAATATCGCTGTCCGGGCTGAACGTGGTACAACTCACATCCGACGGCCGAGAACAAATACAGCTCCCGATCGCTGTCAGTCTGAACCGCGAGGACCAGGACGCTCGCGCTACCTGCGCGATGATACGGCGCGATGCTGACCCCGTGGATTTTGTTTACGCCTCCGGCCTACACAGGTGATAATAGCTGGGACGACGTGCATGTGGCCGGAAGTTGGATACAATCGAGCTTCTCTCCCGGCCGTTATTTTCAGAGACGGCAGATAAGAACGGGAGGCGAAAGAGAAGAGGCCAGGTGAAACAAGCCGAGATTACCATgggatatgtatgtatgtatgcgcACTTGTCGTTGTCTTTTCTTCTTTTAAGAAAGAGAAACTACACGGAACTGTGAAAGCGACACTCGGAATGGCGTTCCATAATCCCGATAAGCATGGCACGTCGATCGTGGCCACTAGTACGTGTCTGGTTGATGCTAAGTGTATGAGTAGAGCTGACTGGCACCagaatcatcatcgtcatctcatCTGTCGAAAACGAGCAAGAGAATAAGActtcagtttttttttctttggaAAGGCGCACAAAGCGCCAAAATTCCATTCAGCTCAATAGCATCTTACAACATGAAGTGCATAGCCTTGAAAACTAAAATTAGAGGGAAGAGAAACTACAGGGCAAGACAAGTTTCTGTGAGCTGAAGCGAAACAACAAATGTCAAGTTCTGAAGCACTCCTCAGAACCTGATGAGCCACATTATGAGCTATGCCATTGATCTCTCTTGATATGTGGTACACCTGGGCTTGGAGATCGTGAGTAAGAGAGAAGAAATCAGCCAGAGGGTCTGCTTTCCATGAACGTAGTAGCACACGGGATTTAGCATTTAGCTAAAGGACGGTGCTCCTAAATCTCCTTTTACGTGCAAGAAGAAGGCAAATCTTTGGGGGCCTCGGCAGCATCAGATGCACACGATCACAGCTTTTCAATGGAAAGATGTCAAGCGTCATATTACCAAACTAAGAGGaaaaaaaatactactccctctaaATTAATTGGCGCGCCCTCTATATAAGTTCTATATAATGTTGTATAGAGGCTACGCTAATTAATTCGGATCGAAGGAAGTAATATCTCTTTTGCAGAAGATGGCATCTTGCACCAAACACACTTTTGTAGGTGCATCACTAtcttttgtttgtatgtgacttATCTTCTTTATTCCTCTCATAGCAAATAGATTGAAATGAAATGTCCCCCGCCAAAAAAGGTATTGAAATGTCAGTAACATTACAATTTACAATCAACGCCTTTGCCGAGAACCTTGGTGAGCTTGTTGTCATTGTCGTCGGAACAAAGAGATGGGTATGGTTTTCGTGTAAATGTCATTGTCACAACTAGCTAGCTCCCCTCGCCCCGCGGCGCCTGCGAGGTGGGAGGGGAGTGGGGGCATAGTTTCAGTTGATCATCGTTGCCATCATTATTATTGTCATGTGAAATAGAGCAAGAAAAAAAGGCATGGTTTGGTGGAAAATATGAAGGAGAACCTGGTTACCAGCGCACCCTATATGCAAAAAAAAAAGTAATTCAAAAGAAGTCCAAAAAATTCCAAATCTTTTTTGGTATTAAACATGATCAAGTATTGTAGTCGTATAAAAAGATTCGTCAGAGAATGACTTCTGTTGCATCCTGGATCGAAGATTCGGCAAAAAACGCTATGTACAAGCATTATGCACGCTATATTGTTGTCATAAACTTGTCTTTTTTGCTGTAAAGTCAATATGAATCATTTCTTCTCCAAACTTTTTATACGAGTACAATATCTGATCATGTTTGATTCCAAAAAAgatttggattttttttaaaaatataatTACTTATTTTTTTCGGCATATAGGGTGCGCGGGTACCCGAGAGCACCAAGTTCGCGCCCATGGTTGGGTCTATTTTGCATGAACACACTACATGGAATTTTCCTAGGTCTCCTTTGAACCACTTGTAAAGGGAGGTGTTCCTAAGTCTCCTTTTTACGTATGTGGAAAAAGAAAGCCAAATCTTTCGGGCTCCCCATCTTAAGGCCGCACTATCATAAATCTATCAACAAATGCTTAACCTACAAAGATGTAGTACAAACTATCGTCGAATGGTCACTAACATTTCAAAGTCAACATGGCCAATGAGTCAAAAGAAATTTCAAGGCCGTATAAAATGTTGAAATGTCTGCCGGGAGGGGAGAAAAAACAAGGCAATCCGGGTTTGGCATCTCGGCCGAAATGGCACGAGCAAACAAGTGGAATCCAAGTTGGATTATCCAGCCAACCAACCACTAATCAAACTGCCTGTCAGTCAGCTCCAACCATCCTATAGCGACTGTATACACGTTGACTAAAAAATTCATACTCCTAGATATCATGGCCCCGCTGGAAATGACCGGCGCCTCTTGACCCCATCAGGGCCGTCGGTTCCCCATCGGGCGGCTCCTGTAGCGCCTGGCTTCATCTTCTTATGCCGTGGCAGAGGCCAAGCCCTCGTGTCACTTGCTCTGCTCCGATCTGCTCTGTTCTATCTCCCCTACCAAACATTCAAGAGATAGGCGCCCGCGGTCGCAGGCGACTGAAGCTAGCCTCCGCGTCCGATCCGGCGGCCATGGAGAAGCTCGGCGCGAACCCGGCCAACTCGTGCCCGCTCACGCCGCTCGGCTTCATCGAGCGCGCCGCCACCGTGTACGGCGACTGCCCCTCCGTCGTCTACGGCGGTACCGTCTTCACCTGGTCCCAGACCCACCGCCGctgcctccgcctcgcctccgcGCTCGCCTCCCTCGGCGTCTCCCGCCGCGACGTCGTAAGCACCCACCCGTCCGTCCCCTAACTTAATTCTTGAATCTTGATCGCCTCCGTCGTCGATTGCGCCGCGACAAGGTGAATTTAATCGGATTGAATTGGGCTGGTGCGTGATGACCGATGCCGTGAATCAACCGCTGCAGGTGTCCGCGCTGCTGCCGAACGTGCCGGCCATGTACGAGGCGCACTTCGGGGTTCCCATGAGCGGCGCCGTGCTCAACAGCATCAACACGCGTCTCGACGCGCGCACCGTCTCCGTCCTGCTCCGCCACTCGGGGTCCAGGCTCATCCTCGTCGACCCGGCGCTGGTGCcggtgctcgacgaggcgctccggCTCCTCCCGCCGGGCCACCCGGCGCCGCGCGTCGTGCTCGTCGAGGACCCCCAGGAGAAGGACTTCCCTCCCGCGCCCGCCGCGGCCCTGACGTACGAGAGGCTGCTCGAGATGGGCGACCCGGAGTTCAGGTGGGTCCGGCCGGCCAGCGAGTGGGACCCGATGATACTCAACTACACCTCCGGCACCACGTCGGCGCCCAAGGGGGTCGTGCACTGCCACCGCGGCATCTTCGTGGTCACCATGGACTCGCTCGTCTCCTGGTCCGTGCCGGAGCAGCCGACGTACCTATGGACGCTGCCCATGTTCCACGCCAACGGCTGGAGCTTCCCGTGGGGGATGGCCGTGGTGGGCGGCACCAACGTCTGCCTCCGCCGCGTCGACGCCGCCGAGGTCTACGACACCATCGCCCGCCGCGGGGTAACGCACCTCTGCGGCGCGCCCGTCGTGCTCAACATGCTGGCCAACGCGCCCGAGGGCGTGCGGAGGCCGCTGCCGGGGAAGGTGCAGATCCTCACGGccggcgcgccgccgccggcggcggtgcTTGGCCGCACGGAGGCCATCGGGTTCGACGTCAGCCACGGGTACGGGCTGACCGAGACGGCGGGGCTGGTGCTGCTGTGCGCGTGGAAGGGCGAGTGGAACAAGCTGCCGGCGTCGGAGCGCGCGCGGCTCAAGGCGAGGCAGGGCGTGCGCACCCCCGGCATGGCCGAGGTGGACATCGTGGACGGCGAGACCGGCGGCAGCGTGCCCCGAGACGGCGCCACGATGGGCGAGATCGTGCTCCGCGGCGGGTGCGTCACCATGGGTTACTTCAAGGACGAGGACGCCACCCGGGCGGCGATCCGGGACGACGGGTGGTTCTACACGGGGGACGTGGGCGTGATGCACCCGGACGGGTACCTGGAGATCCGGGACCGGTCCAAGGACGTGATCATCAGCGGCGGTGAGAACATCAGCAGCGTGGAGGTGGAGTCCTTGCTCTACGGCCACCCGGCGGTGaacgaggcggcggtggtggcgcggccggacGAGTTCTGGGGGGAGACGCCGTGCGCGTTCGTGAGCCTCAAGGAGGGCGCGGCCGGCGCGGTGACCGCGGCGGAGGTGATCGCCTGGAGCCGGGAGCGCATGCCCGGGTACATGGTGCCCAAGACCGTGGTGTTCCGCGCCGAGCTGCCCAAGACGTCCACCGGCAAGATCCAGAAGTACGTGCTCCGGAACCTCGCCAAGGAGATGGGGCCGACCCGCAGGGGCGTCAGCAAGATGTAGTATAATTGCTGTAGAAATTCAGGGTTGTGTCGTCTTGCTTGGCTTGATCTGCAGCGCCATGGCAGATCGCATTGGCATGTCTGCTCCGCATATCAGCATTCAGCAAGCCTGTCTGCTGCAGCTGCAAGATTCTATTATGCGCAGGCATGATGCATGTCTCCCTGCTGGGTATGTGAGAAATGAGAGCACCCTTGTGATAAACTTGTTTAATCAATCAACTGATAAAACTAGGAATTTGCAAATACGTATGTGACTGAAAGTCTGAAACTGAACCGAGAATTAGGCCGCTGTCGTTTCAGTTATCTTTCGGCAAATTCGTCGTGGTCGTGCCGTGGAAAAGTGATTTCTTACGCTGAAGTCATCGTTGGTTAGAGACTTGAGTGTAAGAAACGGGGAGAAAGGTGAATCTGTGCTTTGTGCGCATTTCTGATTCACCTTTCTCCTCATGTCTGCTTAGGGTTCAGTTCGGATTTCGCGTATGCTATCCTTTCATCGTGTCTTTGTAATTCGCTCATGACACCGAACCTGAAGATTTGAACTCCATTTCGAAAAGTAAAAAATATCATCATCCGCAAGCGTTGAACATGAGCTACTATCTAATTTTTATTTAGATGATAAAAATATAATCCTTCCAGTGCTCTGTATGATTCCATCACGCGTTGCAAAGTAAGAACCAAAAGTTACTGAATGACGTCAAAGACCCCAATACGGCGATGCCTGTTTGCATCCTTCCGCCTTTCATATTCAGATTTACATTTTCTCAGCCACTTATATttgaaatgttcatgattttaagaaaatattcacgaattcaaaaatagttatgaatttaaaaatgttattgaaataaaagaaatcatgaattttaaaaaatgtttgtgtattaaaaaaattgaaatatgAATTTTTCATCGCAACTTGAAAGTTTTTACAATTCAAGAAcatttcacaaattttaaaaatgttcacaaaaataaataaatgtcTGCATATTctaaaaattcatgaatttttaaaatggTCATGAGACTTGGATTC
This region of Triticum aestivum cultivar Chinese Spring chromosome 2D, IWGSC CS RefSeq v2.1, whole genome shotgun sequence genomic DNA includes:
- the LOC123055184 gene encoding 2-methylpropanoate--CoA ligase CCL4; protein product: MEKLGANPANSCPLTPLGFIERAATVYGDCPSVVYGGTVFTWSQTHRRCLRLASALASLGVSRRDVVSALLPNVPAMYEAHFGVPMSGAVLNSINTRLDARTVSVLLRHSGSRLILVDPALVPVLDEALRLLPPGHPAPRVVLVEDPQEKDFPPAPAAALTYERLLEMGDPEFRWVRPASEWDPMILNYTSGTTSAPKGVVHCHRGIFVVTMDSLVSWSVPEQPTYLWTLPMFHANGWSFPWGMAVVGGTNVCLRRVDAAEVYDTIARRGVTHLCGAPVVLNMLANAPEGVRRPLPGKVQILTAGAPPPAAVLGRTEAIGFDVSHGYGLTETAGLVLLCAWKGEWNKLPASERARLKARQGVRTPGMAEVDIVDGETGGSVPRDGATMGEIVLRGGCVTMGYFKDEDATRAAIRDDGWFYTGDVGVMHPDGYLEIRDRSKDVIISGGENISSVEVESLLYGHPAVNEAAVVARPDEFWGETPCAFVSLKEGAAGAVTAAEVIAWSRERMPGYMVPKTVVFRAELPKTSTGKIQKYVLRNLAKEMGPTRRGVSKM